One Trichormus variabilis 0441 genomic window, TGTGATTGTAAGGTTTGGAGAGGGGTTGTCAATCTCTCAAATTCTCGTTAGTTTAGCGTTGAGCAACCCGCACTAATAAGAAGATTCCTACTCCTAGTCCAATAAAGTTTGGTAGCCACGCGCCGATAAAGGGAGAAAAAACACCAGCTTGTCCTAAAGCGCCAGTGATAAAACCCAGTAAGTAGTAAGAAAAAATTACTATGACACTAATACCAAAACTAGTGCCTTTGCCTGTGCGTTGAGGTATGGTTCCCATCGCTGCACCTACCAAACCAAATACTACACAAACAAAAGGCAAAGCAAATTTTTGTTGGATTCTTACTTCCAGTTTACGAATTTTTTGGCGATCGCCACCAAGGCGTTCAATATTTAGCTGGTCTAAAGCTTGGGCAATATTCATTTCCCCATAATCGCGGCTTTGTTCTGCCAAACTTAAGGGTGTACGGGGTAGTTTGAGTTGTTGCTTTTCAAATCGGAGAATATTACGATAAGAGCGATCGGGTGCTACTAAATAAATGGTACCGTTATAAAAATCCCAGATGCTTTGTGCGCCGTTCCACTCAGCAGATTCTGCGACGACAATTTGATTTAAACCATCTGTTGAACGGTCGATGATAGTTAACCCTTTCATCTGTTTTCCGTCAAACTGGTCGGCATAAAACAGGCGGGTTAATATTCTGTTCTTTGTCCCATCTTTCTCTTGTATATCCCGATATTCAGGGTAAAAAATATTCTGTTGTTTGAGTTTGGGCTTATCTGATTTCAGGGCTTTGTCTAAAGTGAGAGTTGCTTGGTAATTTGCTGCTGGGGCAATTTGCTCGTTAAATAAAAATGTCAACCCTGTGACGACAAAACTCAACATTACCGCCGTCATCACCATGCGATAGACACTCACCCCACAACCACGCAAAGCAATCAACTCACTTTCGCTTGATAGACGACTATAAGTCATCAAAGTCGCCAACAGCGTAGACATGGGGAAAGCCAACACGATGAAATTAGGCAGTTTTAATAAGAAAACCTGCACCGCAATACTCACGGGTAGTCCAGACTCTACAACTCTTCTGACTAACTCAAATACAGCGTCAATCGTCACACCAATGGATGAAAAAGCCCCAACACCAAACAAAAATGTCGGCAGTAATTCGCTAGTCAAGTAGCGATCCATAATTGTAAAAGGCAGCAGCGAATGAAAGCTGTAAAAAGACGAGAGTTTCTTGGCTACCATAATTTGATTAGTCAGTTGTTAGAGACGCGATTCATCGCGTCTGTACAGTTGTTAGAGACGCAATTAATCAAGTCTGTACAGTTGTTAGAGACGTAATTAATCGCGTCTGTACTAAACCTGAAAATTATCACCTAAGTAATATTGACGGACAAGTGGATTATTGTACAGTTCATCAGCATTGCCGTAGGCCAGAATTTGCCCTTCACGGAGGATATAGGCGCGGTCGGTGATAGCTAAGGTTTCTCTAACATTATGGTCTGTAATTAAGATTCCCATGCCGCGATCGCGTAATTGTGCGACAATTTGTTGAATCTCGAAGACTGCGATCGGGTCAACACCAGCAAAGGGTTCATCCAAAAATAGAAATTTTGGACCTTCTCCCCCAGCCGCTAAAGCCCTTGCTAATTCCGTTCGTCGTCTTTCTCCCCCAGATAGTTGGATACCTTTACTTTTAGCAACTTTTTCTAAGCGGAACTCCCGCAGTAAAGTGTTGAGTCGTTTTGCCCACTCCCAACGCGGCACATTAGTTTGCTCAAACACCAAGAGAATATTATCTTGTACTGAAAGTTGGCGAAAAACGCTTGCTTCCTGAGCTAAATAGCCAATGCCCAATCTTGCCCTTTTGTGCATAGGTAAGCCAGTAATATCTAAACTATCTAGCCAAACTCGCCCCTGATTGGGTTTTTCTAAACCTGTAGCAATGTAGAACGTCGTCGTTTTACCAGCCCCATTGGGGCCTAGTAAACCAACTATTTCACCCTGAGCGACAGAAAGATTAACGCGATTGACAATTACTCTCTTGCCGTAAGACTTGTGAATATTTTCTAAAACAATTTTCACTATGCC contains:
- a CDS encoding LptF/LptG family permease, yielding MDRYLTSELLPTFLFGVGAFSSIGVTIDAVFELVRRVVESGLPVSIAVQVFLLKLPNFIVLAFPMSTLLATLMTYSRLSSESELIALRGCGVSVYRMVMTAVMLSFVVTGLTFLFNEQIAPAANYQATLTLDKALKSDKPKLKQQNIFYPEYRDIQEKDGTKNRILTRLFYADQFDGKQMKGLTIIDRSTDGLNQIVVAESAEWNGAQSIWDFYNGTIYLVAPDRSYRNILRFEKQQLKLPRTPLSLAEQSRDYGEMNIAQALDQLNIERLGGDRQKIRKLEVRIQQKFALPFVCVVFGLVGAAMGTIPQRTGKGTSFGISVIVIFSYYLLGFITGALGQAGVFSPFIGAWLPNFIGLGVGIFLLVRVAQR
- the lptB gene encoding LPS export ABC transporter ATP-binding protein, with the protein product MKIVLENIHKSYGKRVIVNRVNLSVAQGEIVGLLGPNGAGKTTTFYIATGLEKPNQGRVWLDSLDITGLPMHKRARLGIGYLAQEASVFRQLSVQDNILLVFEQTNVPRWEWAKRLNTLLREFRLEKVAKSKGIQLSGGERRRTELARALAAGGEGPKFLFLDEPFAGVDPIAVFEIQQIVAQLRDRGMGILITDHNVRETLAITDRAYILREGQILAYGNADELYNNPLVRQYYLGDNFQV